Proteins from one uncultured Desulfuromonas sp. genomic window:
- a CDS encoding radical SAM protein: protein MAINLNNHPCFNVGVKGQFGRVHLPVAPHCNIKCNYCNRTYDCVNESRPGVTSTVLSPQQALAYLEQVLEKDQRLAVAGIAGPGDPFANPDETMETLHLIRERYPEIILCLASNGLNLAPYIAQLVDLSVSHVTVTVNGVVPEVVKEFYSYVQDGASIYRGTLAAELLLERQITAITLLKQHGITVKVNTVVVPGKNDFHIQEIAAVMKELGVDFLNCMALLPNEGTPFADIPEPDSQRMAELRSWAEEYLPQMRHCTRCRADAVGLLGADTIQESRGLALPRKCATNC from the coding sequence ATGGCTATTAATTTAAACAATCACCCCTGCTTTAACGTGGGGGTGAAAGGTCAATTCGGCCGGGTGCATCTGCCGGTGGCGCCGCACTGTAATATTAAATGTAACTACTGCAATCGCACGTATGATTGTGTCAATGAATCACGCCCGGGTGTTACCAGCACCGTGTTGAGTCCGCAGCAGGCACTGGCCTATCTGGAGCAAGTGCTGGAAAAGGATCAGCGTCTGGCGGTGGCAGGTATTGCCGGGCCGGGCGACCCATTTGCCAACCCTGATGAAACCATGGAAACATTGCATCTCATCAGGGAGCGTTATCCAGAGATAATTCTCTGTCTGGCTTCGAATGGGTTGAATCTGGCCCCTTATATCGCGCAGTTGGTGGATCTATCTGTTTCCCATGTAACCGTGACTGTTAACGGTGTGGTGCCAGAGGTCGTCAAGGAGTTCTATTCTTATGTGCAGGATGGAGCCTCGATTTATCGCGGCACTCTGGCGGCAGAGCTGTTGTTGGAGCGCCAGATAACAGCCATCACGCTTCTGAAACAGCACGGTATAACAGTCAAGGTCAATACCGTTGTTGTGCCGGGGAAAAATGATTTTCACATTCAGGAGATCGCCGCAGTCATGAAAGAGCTCGGGGTCGACTTTCTCAACTGTATGGCCCTACTCCCCAATGAGGGCACGCCGTTTGCGGACATCCCGGAGCCGGACAGTCAGCGCATGGCAGAATTGCGTAGCTGGGCAGAGGAGTACTTGCCCCAGATGAGACATTGTACCCGCTGCCGCGCTGATGCCGTTGGTCTGCTTGGTGCGGATACCATTCAAGAAAGCCGTGGGCTGGCGCTGCCTCGAAAATGCGCAACAAACTGCTGA
- a CDS encoding 4Fe-4S binding protein, with product MFKNKLLWLRRMVQSSMLLVLGQWSFYGIFRCPFAVPFVSCESCPVITCMGRWTSIFWGFWLLLPLAVLLFGRAFCGWLCPGGLATQLISTLNPFKVRIKGWLAKVAPYGKYLAILVVIYLFYGLGNPRWAIPIRTAGDFTQAVQLTFEHATDPWMIRTLVVLAMVSAGVLVSNLWCRFACPAGGFLEIFRKVTLFRFFRNDQCNDCKKCLRSCPMGTMPAEENCTNCGDCVPSCPTNAIEFGRGKTKD from the coding sequence ATGTTTAAGAATAAACTCCTCTGGTTGCGCCGTATGGTTCAGTCGTCCATGTTGCTGGTGCTGGGACAATGGTCTTTTTATGGGATATTTCGCTGTCCATTTGCGGTTCCTTTCGTGAGTTGCGAAAGTTGTCCGGTCATCACCTGTATGGGGCGCTGGACCAGTATTTTCTGGGGGTTCTGGCTGCTGCTGCCGCTGGCTGTGCTGTTGTTTGGCCGCGCCTTTTGCGGTTGGCTCTGTCCTGGTGGTCTGGCAACTCAGCTGATCAGCACTCTGAATCCATTCAAGGTACGCATTAAAGGTTGGCTGGCCAAGGTGGCACCTTACGGCAAATATCTGGCTATTCTGGTGGTTATCTACCTGTTCTACGGACTGGGCAATCCACGCTGGGCAATCCCGATCCGCACGGCCGGAGATTTCACTCAGGCGGTACAGTTAACCTTTGAACACGCTACTGATCCATGGATGATCCGTACCTTGGTTGTGCTTGCCATGGTCAGCGCCGGTGTACTGGTCAGCAATCTATGGTGCCGCTTTGCCTGCCCGGCCGGAGGATTTTTAGAAATATTCCGGAAAGTTACCCTGTTTCGTTTTTTCAGAAACGACCAGTGTAATGACTGCAAAAAATGTCTGCGCTCCTGCCCAATGGGAACCATGCCGGCAGAGGAAAATTGCACCAACTGCGGCGACTGTGTGCCGAGTTGCCCGACCAATGCCATTGAATTCGGTCGTGGTAAAACCAAGGACTAA